DNA from Branchiostoma lanceolatum isolate klBraLanc5 chromosome 9, klBraLanc5.hap2, whole genome shotgun sequence:
CAAGGCACTATGGGTAAGGGTAGAGGTCAAGGCCATTATAATAATAACTaattataataactttattgcaagttcatgcccgaaggctaattgcagacaaacaagtacatggatattcatgggaatcgacatagttatcttgtctactgtgaaagttctatattaactaaggttgactatggttgacTATAAAATATATTAGTATACCAAGTTCATCAGGAAAAGGTGCAAACAAGTCTAGACAGTGCGTTTGCTATAGTGAGCGATCTTGAACTTTGACTCAAACCATAATACATCACCCCGATACATACGCACTCGGAACTGTGAGATGGTTtatgatgtgtttttttatgtaaTCCTTCCGTCCCAGGGGCCTGGATCTGTCGGACCATGCataaggtcagaggtcaagacCTTTATACGTAAACAAAGTTGCATCAGGAAAAGCTGCAAACAGGTCTGGACAAAGCGTTTGCTAGTTTGGCATCCTTTTGCAACGAGGTTGCTTATAATGTGCTTTTTTACATAATCATCCCGTCTTCAGGGGTCTGGACCTGTCGGACCAGTTGGGGGAACGCTTCAGCACGAACGGCGACACCATCAGCTTCAGCTATAACGGACGGGAGGAGGCTCGTGCTGTCGGACTTCCGCCGGACTTCGATAGACTCAAGCCTACTGGTAAGTGTCTTCATTCTTTGTAATAACATGCACACCATACAGGAATGTTTTCCTGACATCCGTTAAACATCCTTTCAATAGCCGACGTCATTTCaccttttgaaagtcgctgtacttctaCTGAGTCAATGAAGtcttcaattttcaaaattcaccGACTAGCAAGAATGTGCGTGAGCTTGTATTAAAACGAGGTTCGCCCTGATTCGTGTTTTCTTCAGACAGTATCAAAAAAGCTTTGACTTGACATGACTTGACTTAACGATCGCTTCACGTATAGAGAGCGACAGTCAGTCATTGTACAATGTGAGTGTCACAGTTTAAAAATTGTATTCTGCAGGCAAAATAGAATAAGACTAGAACAAAAATACAATACCAAGTTTCTGATTGATTTGCCATGTCTAGGGCCAAGTATCACTGGTATCATAGACCTACGACTGCCAGGAAGAGACCTAAGCCAGGGTTACGTCATCGAAGACGGCTCTCCTCCTCACGTGACCAGGCTGGCTTACTCTATCCTGATGTCCGTGGAGAGTAGCCTCAGCGGGGTCGACAACTTCCCAGAGAAAAATCTCTGGGAAGGCATCGCCAAGGACCTACAGCCTCACAAAATGTCACGAACGCTCTGCATGTTAACCATGAGTCAGGATAAAGCCAAAGGGCGGCTGGTCTTGGACAAAAAAGGTTCCATTGTCATGGAGTATCCCGACGTAGGGGAGGAAAAAAACTTCGATCTGGTCAACGAGGGACATCAAGTGGTGGCTAAAAGTCTTGAAAGTACGTTCGTGCCGAATCCTGTGTGGGGAGGGGTCATGGCAAGGTCCAGAGATGTCAAGTCTCTCATCACTGTGCATCCCCTGGGAGGCTGCGCGATGGGAGAGTCAGGCAGGACAGGGGTGGTCAACCACAAGGGACAGGTGAGGTTCAACTTTTAAAAGACACTTGATTTTTGCAAAAGAATAGAACTGTGGCTTCCATTGTATATTGTTCTTGACTGAGATATGATTTCTCTTTTCAATCGAGCAAAAATTCTTGTCTCTCAGTCGCATTGTTCGAGCTCTACGTCAATACGAATTTGACTATGACTATTGATTGCGAATGTAACAGATCTATGAATATACTTCCGACTTCGAATGCGCTGTGTGTTGAATTGTGttcaatatgtaacgttaaaggTCCCTAAGACATAAACAAATCACGTCTGgacatggaaaaaaaaactgtttacaagttggGAGCCTTTCACATTTGAACGCGTGCGCATTTGGAACCATGAACTCGCGCATTCATCTCAAACATGACACTAGTAGGAGATGTGTTTGATTGCTAAAATAAGTAACGTAGAAACTGTTATCTGTAGGTGTTCAAGGGCAACATGTACACAGACGTTGTACACGATGGGCTGTACGTCATGGACGGCGCCATCATACCGCGGTCCCTCGGTGTCAACCCCACCCTCACCATCTGTGCCGTGGCAGAACGCTGCATGAGGCTCATGGCTAAGGACCATGGCTGGACCATCGACTACAGCTTCGACAAAAAACGTGAGCTAAGATTATCATACAATCATTTAAGTAGGCAGTAAAGATACAGATTCAAATTAAGGATCATCTGTGACGGTATTTTACATGACTGTAAATATTGTATACAGTATTATTACGTTATTTCCGTACTTCTAAAGCAAAGTACTCTTTTGATAAGTACGATGATCCTTAAGTTGAAATGAACCGAAGCCAATGTCACGCGACCTGAATGGGACTGTGACGTTATTTTAGCAACgagtcaaagaagaaaagaaataaatttAAACTGCAAAAACAAATTTTGTGGAGGCGAAAACATTTGATAGATCATTTTTTTAGAATGAATCCCACATTACGAATCATCTTTCAATAGAAGATTGACGTACTATATATAATAACGGTTTGTGCTAAGTTTCTGGACTTGTACTCTCTTCAGATGACACGGAAATCACGGAGTTGAAACCTGGATTCCGCTTTACCGAGAGGATGGTCGGAAGTGTCGACTATAGCAACAATGGTGCCAATGCCGTCGCACCGTGCGAGTTCATCCTCACTATCCAGTCGGACGATCTTGAGGGGATGCTGAGGGAAGAGGCTCATTCCGCTGAGATCTTCGGCACTGTCACCTGCACCGCTCTGCACAAGGACCCGCTAACCGTGTCGGATGGTATCTTCCAGCTGTTCAGTAAAGACCAGGTGACTGAACctctgttttattttcaaatatcaTTGCTCTTATCTTATTTAGAGCCACAGGTCAAGAagaattttcgaccgtacgacaccagtcaatgaatgaatgaattcgTCAAGGAATGAATATTGCGCTTATTTGACGTCATTTTATActgattgtatgtacatgtagagacgTAACTCGGGTAGTTAAGTAGTTCGGGGCATCTAGATCTAGAGGAGTGGTGAATTATTTCTTTGGTGAAGACTGGTGTCGTACATTCTTACATGTGTGTAATCCCGGAACAAATCCTTGTACAGGAAATTCTAAGTTTTAAAAGATTCGCATTGAATTCTACAAATACAGATGGACTCCCATGCTAAGAGTCACACACTTTTGTCCTGATATCCCCTGTCTGGAAACAGTCAGTGAATGGGCAGCACCATGTTTGCATTCGATATGTTCACTATCACTATACGTTATTATGTAACAGCATCTTCTCTTGCTTGTCAATTGTAGAACATGGTTGACACAAAGGAGATGCTCTACAAGATGGTGTTGAATGCGAAGGACGGTCAGCAGTTCTACTTTCATGGTCGCAAAGAAGTCCACAGGGACCATGCCGGGGAGATCGGGCTGGGGGACACCACTACGCTGTTCATCAAGATCTACCGTGCGACAAGCGGGGAAGGAGAGACATTTGCAGAGGGCGTTCTTAGTAAGTTGATCAAACTAGGCTTAAAGTACTAGTCAACTATACGCGGGACATTAGCTATGGTGGATTCGTAAAATGGCTTATTGGAGCTTACTTTGTGCTATGTGTAAATGgcaatgaatactgtaaatgtagagaTATTTGCGGTcgctttatgttcgcggttttcgcggcgaccgtttcaccgcgaacttaaaatcaccgcgaacatttttatctaacactgtagcagtatgtgactatagcactgtcgcgaacttaaaaccaccgcgaacaatccatttcaccttagcgcgaaataaaaaccacgcgaacttagatgcattatTTTACAGTATAGGCAACATGTATCTATAAGTAAAAAGGGGCATTGTGATACATTTTCAATGCATAATAGATGACGTTTACGTCGAACGTTGTCACGTCTTCTTTTATTTCCAGAAATCCAGGTCCGAGACTTCATGGACCAGCTCTGTACTCTAGAAGTCCTCAACGTCGATGGAAAACTGGCGCGACTCAAATGGATGTCCAAGTTTTTCGGATTCTTCGCTAAGAGTCTATGGAAAATCTATGGACCGACAATGGGAGATAATAGTCATGAGCAGGTGTTCAGAGACCCTCAAGGAAAACGACCCCTGCGTCTAGGAGGAGCCAAACGAGAGATATACCCCTTCCTTACGGAAGACAACGTAAGTCAGTAGACCGTTATGATATTAATTAATTGTCTTTCGAGATGAAGGCAACAGCGTAATAATCTGTATGATTCTTAAAACAAGCCCCTACAAAACGTCCAAAAACTTAACTCTGGTTTATCATATCTCCATTGCTTCATGATCAATTGTATTTCATTGACATTTATTTTCCTACCAATTAAAGATTTTAACACTTTGCTTTTGCAACCCGCCTAGTTATATCATATGGTGTATCACTATAATGCCTAATCAATTATTGGCCTTTGTAGTTAAAATATATTTGCTTAAATACAATTCATAAAGTTATATTTTATATATAATCGATCAAATTAGAATTAATTTCCAAACGTCTAATGGACGTTCCAAAATGGGTTTCGCTGAAAGATTTATTTTCAATCGAAAAGCATCTTTAACGTATGGTACTATCCTATTATAGTGTATTTTTCAAAGATTGTCCCcatgtttgtttacaaatgatattttatacaaagaatacaaaataagcatacATACATCTGAACGTTTCAGCTGGAGTTGCGACTCACCCGTTACAGAGCAGGTTCCAAGGGTCCCGTGATGCTGTCTCACGGAATGGGGGTGTCCAGCGGTAAGACAAATGTTGACAACTAAAACTCTATATTTCTATCTGCTTGATTGTTCCAAAGTTCCCTTCCTTGGATAACGctcctacatgtagatactaaATCGCCTTACAATTTCTTAAACCCATTTCCACCAAGGCGATGACAACCGAGCGACCAAAAACCTTTTAACTATCATAGTTCTTCAAATAATTTCATTGGTAGAGACGTGTGCCTTATCGTCTTTGAAATCGTACTTTAACATCATAAATCATATTCAATTCTTAAAGTTGTAGGCCGTACAAATGAAATGTGTTGGAGTTAAGTTAAAACCAATTTCTCATTACCTGGTTAGGCATCTACACACTTGATACGGTGGACACCAACCTCCTGGAGTACCTGGCTGCCCGGGAGTACGACGTGTGGCTGCTGGACTGGCGAGCTTCCTGTGACCTTCCGGCGACGTGCTTCACACAGTTCACCATGGACGATGCCGCCAGGTgaaactagtctctaccagactaactacgttggttaccatagggtttcatttgcaggcgtcTCCATGAGGGAAATATCAATCTTACAGTGagctgactctactggccaattattcctttttttgccgaattctacgatccacaGCCCCGCAGGAatgtctggtggagactaaggtgaagccccggttacacatagtcgaacatggctcccgaccaccagccaaccaagcTAAAAGGTTGGCGGTAAGtcaagaagccctccaacagtcgccgcggctacagTCGGACCAGCTTTAGATTTAAATTTGACGCCCAAATACACCCTCGGACCACTAatgacctactcccaaccaccagccttGATTGGAGACCTCCCGTGCACAGCCGGTTGTTTAGAAAATTCTTTGTTGAAATATATTGTGGACATTGACAGATAAAATGTCATGAGTAATAAGATCTTCTTTTCTAAGATATGATCtttttagaagtttttctttCCCAGACACTCAATGACtttttacatgtattcaaacAGGTATGACATCCCTGCTGCCGTGGACAAAATCATTGAGGTATTTTAGTCTTTTTTTTCGTAAATGTAGTTTTGACAGATCTTGTGATCTGGTTCGTCCTTCTAAACGTCCTGGAAGAGTTCAGCAAAATTAGTCATTGGGTAAAAGAAATAGAACATGATGATTGTTTATTTCCACGGTATCAGATTCAAGGTAAATAACGCTGCATGTAGACAACTGTATGATTCTTTTTGCGACTTATGTTTTTGAATATTTCAACTAGTTATTTTTAACACCATGAATCTTATGTCTAAAGGGCTTTATTTTACATATACTATTTTGATCAAATGGACTAAAATTACATAGATCATTATCATTAGAATGAAAACTAGCCCAAGCCGTTTTGAATTTGCGTATAACAAGCTACTGTACATTTTCATATAAAGGTGACGGGAAGCCGTGACGTACAGGCGGTTGTCCACTGTGTCGGCTCCGTCACTTTCTTCGCTTCATTGCTGATGGGGAAGCTTCAAGGCAAGATTCGCAATGTCGTGGTGTCACAGGTTTGTTAATcgaattcaaaaaaaaaaatgcgttGGCGTCCCCATACATAGTCTGTCTGA
Protein-coding regions in this window:
- the LOC136442629 gene encoding uncharacterized protein → MLSPPEENTRRRSALIGNKNTFLLQFTYSRLSKSNLADVRPHYNVVVIGSGYGGSIAASRAARAGRSVCVLERGKELQPGEYPDTLSEASKETQIEINTGNSALDGKHGDPTHLVDVIINKELSVVQGCGLGGGSLINANVGLDCDPRVFEDKVWPKAFRNDLEAVNGVDREHAWQMLKPTPYPHNYPPLPKMGQLEKAAKAIAKEVHDIEDLDKVFYRPPLYVNFEETDSNHVGVPQAACNGCGNCCSGCNYGAKNTLIMNYLPDAKNHGAEIFTHVEVKAVEKCKEGWRVVYVSHIQTEFHEEERFIHADIVILGAGALGSTKILHNSRKRGLDLSDQLGERFSTNGDTISFSYNGREEARAVGLPPDFDRLKPTGPSITGIIDLRLPGRDLSQGYVIEDGSPPHVTRLAYSILMSVESSLSGVDNFPEKNLWEGIAKDLQPHKMSRTLCMLTMSQDKAKGRLVLDKKGSIVMEYPDVGEEKNFDLVNEGHQVVAKSLESTFVPNPVWGGVMARSRDVKSLITVHPLGGCAMGESGRTGVVNHKGQVFKGNMYTDVVHDGLYVMDGAIIPRSLGVNPTLTICAVAERCMRLMAKDHGWTIDYSFDKKHDTEITELKPGFRFTERMVGSVDYSNNGANAVAPCEFILTIQSDDLEGMLREEAHSAEIFGTVTCTALHKDPLTVSDGIFQLFSKDQNMVDTKEMLYKMVLNAKDGQQFYFHGRKEVHRDHAGEIGLGDTTTLFIKIYRATSGEGETFAEGVLKIQVRDFMDQLCTLEVLNVDGKLARLKWMSKFFGFFAKSLWKIYGPTMGDNSHEQVFRDPQGKRPLRLGGAKREIYPFLTEDNLELRLTRYRAGSKGPVMLSHGMGVSSGIYTLDTVDTNLLEYLAAREYDVWLLDWRASCDLPATCFTQFTMDDAARYDIPAAVDKIIEVTGSRDVQAVVHCVGSVTFFASLLMGKLQGKIRNVVVSQVAAHPIVTKRVRKFAAMAKLPRMLKAFGMEGLNARLDPNGGCKDAMRTFGCKAFNLMELKSAQRCKSEVCRRISFMYGLLYQHENLNVATHDTLHEFFGYGNITAFIHLTKILSEECLLDSTGGDTYLPDHKNAHPETSDAYMEKMKLLDIPICFIVGQKNMTFQPKATQTTFDRCCSANPNQEYAYVIIPDYGHIDCIIGCNAARDVYPHFLEALEEHAIPAPCAN